Proteins co-encoded in one Waddlia chondrophila WSU 86-1044 genomic window:
- the mraY gene encoding phospho-N-acetylmuramoyl-pentapeptide-transferase: MILLFLEFLRGHFLVKVPAAFFYTSTRMMLAALTTLFISIFFGPWFIRKLYELKIGQSIRMEECPLLGELHAKKKDTPTMGGLLVLFSMIAALLLWMDLTHAFTLILLISTLVLGFLGGRDDYLKLKYKNTKGLSGKKKLVVQLLLSSFIACYLLVPSVSEFFHVGSWYEPPIVKEEVAGVESSKSISLQTYASRLYLPFFKDPVWTFSGMSLLMIFFLIVFVITGSSNAVNLTDGLDGLAAGCLLMVAVSLSLIAFLSNHLELSQYLNILYIEGSGEIAVFLSGFAGACLGFLWYNGYPAQVFMGDTGSLALGGLIGICAVLLKREFLLAIIGGVFVAEAVSVIVQVGSYKLRNKKRVFLCAPLHHHFEYKGWAETKVVVRFWIISLLLAMIGMLSLKFQ, translated from the coding sequence ATGATTTTGCTTTTTCTGGAATTTTTGCGAGGCCACTTCCTTGTTAAGGTGCCTGCTGCATTCTTTTACACGTCTACTCGGATGATGCTGGCTGCGTTGACCACGCTTTTTATCAGTATTTTTTTTGGACCATGGTTTATCCGGAAATTGTACGAGTTGAAAATCGGACAGTCGATCAGGATGGAGGAGTGCCCTCTCTTAGGAGAGCTGCACGCTAAGAAAAAGGATACGCCGACGATGGGCGGCCTGTTAGTCCTTTTTTCCATGATTGCCGCTCTTCTTTTATGGATGGACTTGACCCACGCTTTTACCCTGATTTTGTTGATTTCTACTCTAGTTCTGGGTTTTTTGGGGGGGAGAGACGATTATCTTAAGCTTAAATACAAAAACACGAAAGGGCTTTCGGGTAAAAAAAAACTGGTGGTGCAACTCCTTCTTTCAAGCTTTATTGCCTGCTATCTCTTGGTTCCTTCTGTCAGCGAATTTTTTCATGTCGGCAGCTGGTACGAACCGCCAATTGTGAAAGAAGAGGTTGCAGGAGTCGAAAGCTCGAAGTCTATCTCTTTGCAAACTTACGCTTCCAGGCTGTACCTTCCATTTTTTAAAGACCCTGTTTGGACTTTTTCTGGAATGTCGCTGCTTATGATCTTTTTTTTGATCGTGTTTGTGATCACCGGCTCCTCCAATGCTGTAAATTTGACGGATGGTTTGGACGGTTTGGCAGCTGGATGTTTGCTGATGGTTGCCGTGAGCCTTTCTCTTATCGCCTTTTTATCTAATCATTTGGAATTGTCTCAATACCTTAACATCCTCTATATCGAAGGAAGCGGAGAAATCGCTGTCTTTCTCAGCGGATTCGCAGGAGCGTGTCTGGGATTCCTTTGGTATAACGGATATCCTGCCCAAGTTTTTATGGGAGATACCGGATCGCTTGCATTGGGAGGATTGATCGGCATTTGCGCTGTATTATTGAAGCGGGAATTCTTATTGGCAATCATCGGAGGAGTTTTTGTTGCCGAGGCTGTTTCTGTGATTGTTCAAGTGGGAAGTTACAAATTAAGGAATAAGAAGCGTGTCTTCTTATGTGCGCCTTTGCATCATCATTTTGAATACAAAGGCTGGGCGGAAACAAAAGTTGTGGTCCGTTTTTGGATCATTTCGCTATTATTGGCGATGATTGGCATGTTATCTCTTAAATTTCAGTGA
- the rsmI gene encoding 16S rRNA (cytidine(1402)-2'-O)-methyltransferase, giving the protein MLYLIPTPIGNLKDLTYRAVETLSACNLILCEDTRVSTTLLKHYKIDTPLKSYHQFNEAARENEIVNALKNGKKVSLITDAGTPAISDPGLRLVKRCRQEGLPVSALPGPCAATTALSGSGIFSEKFQFIGFLPKKTGQLHETIIDALLFPGTTVAYESPHRLIETLTAINTLNPQTQIAVCRELTKKFEEYQTGSVQSILEHYTNAAPKGEIVLLIEGNGEEVIRCSYSPTELISYFQDTFNLSSKDALKLAAEKTGLPKRELYKKLFTN; this is encoded by the coding sequence ATGCTTTATCTAATTCCAACACCTATCGGAAATCTTAAAGATCTCACCTATCGGGCAGTAGAAACACTCTCTGCTTGCAACTTGATTCTTTGCGAAGATACACGCGTCAGTACAACTCTTCTCAAACATTACAAAATCGACACCCCATTGAAAAGCTATCATCAATTCAACGAAGCCGCACGCGAAAACGAAATCGTCAACGCACTAAAAAACGGCAAAAAGGTCTCCCTCATCACAGATGCGGGAACACCGGCAATTTCCGATCCGGGTTTACGCCTGGTCAAACGATGCCGTCAAGAAGGACTTCCCGTCTCAGCACTCCCCGGCCCATGCGCCGCAACAACTGCACTATCCGGAAGCGGAATCTTCAGCGAAAAATTTCAATTCATCGGCTTCCTTCCGAAAAAAACAGGACAGCTTCATGAAACGATCATCGATGCTCTCCTCTTTCCAGGAACAACAGTTGCTTACGAATCCCCTCATAGGCTGATAGAAACGCTAACAGCAATTAACACTTTGAATCCACAGACGCAAATTGCCGTTTGCCGCGAACTAACCAAAAAATTCGAAGAATATCAGACAGGCTCTGTTCAATCCATCCTTGAACATTATACAAATGCCGCACCTAAAGGAGAAATCGTCCTACTCATCGAAGGGAACGGAGAGGAAGTCATCCGGTGCAGCTACTCGCCAACCGAACTTATTTCCTATTTTCAGGACACTTTCAACCTCTCATCGAAAGACGCATTGAAACTCGCCGCCGAAAAAACCGGATTGCCAAAGCGAGAGCTTTACAAAAAGCTTTTTACAAATTAA
- a CDS encoding acyl-CoA desaturase produces the protein MIDTSRGINWGPAAFIILYHIGLLCALPFYFYYHTPSLSLILISIGIFYLTGVSITAGYHRYFSHKSYKAHPVIEAILVFLGSMTAQGSVLRWSFDHRLHHAHVDTDNDPYSIKKGFWYAHCLWILEKPREIESKLVCDLERKKLVMLQHRYYPFMMVFTNAIATLFVGWLLNDYLGAFVISLWVRLFFLHHFTWFINSLAHTWGDKPFCTEQTAVNNFVISLVTFGEGYHNYHHTYANDYRNGIRWYHFDPTKWLIWTLNRFGLTKDLKRMDPYTIKKKMILERKGLLTKQLKDLWYIKKEELEKNIQEVSDRILEQIADFKKLSEKYRTAKKEQQHELLIHLKQEIKQLKKSLKSDWRHWKRLSSNIMGLKPLPV, from the coding sequence ATGATTGATACTTCCAGAGGAATCAATTGGGGGCCTGCAGCCTTTATCATCCTTTACCACATCGGCTTGCTGTGCGCACTCCCCTTTTATTTCTATTATCACACCCCTTCCCTCTCTTTAATTTTGATCAGCATTGGAATTTTTTACTTAACGGGAGTCAGCATAACGGCCGGATATCATCGATATTTCTCGCACAAATCTTATAAAGCGCATCCCGTTATTGAAGCGATTCTGGTTTTTCTGGGTTCAATGACGGCGCAAGGCAGCGTGCTGCGCTGGTCGTTCGACCACCGCCTCCACCATGCTCATGTCGACACTGATAACGATCCTTATTCGATCAAAAAAGGTTTTTGGTACGCTCATTGCTTGTGGATTCTTGAGAAGCCTCGTGAAATCGAATCAAAGCTTGTATGCGATTTGGAGCGAAAAAAACTTGTCATGCTCCAGCACCGCTATTACCCGTTTATGATGGTGTTTACCAACGCTATTGCAACGCTGTTCGTGGGCTGGTTGCTCAATGACTATCTAGGCGCATTTGTAATCTCTCTTTGGGTGCGCCTTTTTTTCCTCCACCACTTCACCTGGTTCATCAACTCTCTTGCTCACACTTGGGGAGACAAGCCTTTCTGCACAGAGCAGACAGCTGTGAATAACTTCGTTATTTCCCTTGTCACTTTCGGAGAGGGTTATCATAACTACCACCACACCTACGCCAACGACTACCGCAACGGAATACGGTGGTATCATTTCGATCCGACTAAATGGTTGATTTGGACGCTGAACAGATTCGGCCTGACCAAGGATCTGAAGCGGATGGACCCTTACACGATCAAGAAGAAGATGATTCTTGAGCGGAAAGGGCTGCTCACCAAACAGCTCAAGGACCTTTGGTATATTAAAAAGGAAGAACTTGAAAAGAATATCCAAGAGGTTTCAGACAGGATTTTGGAACAGATTGCCGACTTCAAAAAATTATCGGAGAAATACAGGACTGCCAAAAAAGAACAGCAACACGAGCTGCTCATCCACTTAAAGCAAGAGATCAAACAGCTCAAAAAGAGCCTTAAATCGGACTGGCGTCATTGGAAAAGGCTTTCAAGCAACATCATGGGGCTTAAGCCGCTGCCTGTATAG
- a CDS encoding peptidoglycan glycosyltransferase FtsW: MSSLRLLLLIVSASIFALGLVMIFSTTSAEILDHGMKPNTSLDKETHQALVKQLLYAIAGGVLGGVAFRYGYHKLLQVSPVLLIFFSLLLLLVFVPGIGKEVNGSRRWISLAGISFQPSEFVKYLVPMVFIQRVIMWKGKALTFRSFLLGILPLCVPLFLILVEPNNGTVGVIVTTLVMLFLLTEIPLKYWALPLVVVGIAGVGFASQLPYVKGRLQVYMNPELDIRGKGHQPHQAKIASGSGGLLGKGPGNSWQKLSYLPEAQNDYIGAIYAEEFGFLGIMLLICLYMSFATIGFYTAGQSSDPGGFYLAAAVTFLIAFQAFMNLGVVSGLLPSTGLNLPLFSQGGSSLIANFTGLGILQSIIGSGNKSG; this comes from the coding sequence ATGAGTTCGCTGCGATTACTTCTCCTTATCGTTTCCGCATCGATTTTCGCTCTTGGTCTTGTGATGATTTTCAGCACAACATCGGCTGAAATTTTAGATCATGGGATGAAACCCAACACGAGTTTAGATAAAGAAACCCATCAAGCCTTGGTCAAGCAGCTTTTGTATGCAATTGCAGGAGGTGTGCTGGGAGGGGTCGCCTTTCGTTATGGGTATCACAAATTGCTTCAGGTCAGTCCTGTTCTTCTGATCTTTTTTTCGCTCTTGCTTTTGCTGGTATTCGTGCCGGGAATCGGAAAAGAGGTGAATGGCTCCCGTCGTTGGATCTCTTTGGCAGGAATCTCTTTTCAGCCTTCCGAATTTGTTAAATACCTGGTCCCTATGGTTTTTATCCAGAGGGTGATCATGTGGAAGGGAAAGGCGCTGACTTTCCGATCGTTTCTTTTAGGGATTCTTCCCCTTTGCGTTCCCCTTTTCCTCATCCTTGTGGAGCCGAATAACGGGACTGTCGGCGTGATTGTCACCACTCTTGTTATGCTGTTTTTATTAACAGAGATTCCTTTAAAATATTGGGCTCTTCCATTGGTGGTAGTGGGTATTGCAGGTGTGGGATTTGCTTCCCAGCTCCCATATGTTAAGGGAAGATTGCAGGTCTACATGAATCCTGAGTTGGATATCAGAGGAAAAGGGCATCAGCCGCATCAAGCGAAAATTGCGTCGGGTTCGGGAGGGTTATTGGGAAAGGGGCCTGGCAATAGTTGGCAAAAACTTAGTTATCTTCCTGAAGCTCAGAATGATTATATAGGAGCGATCTACGCGGAGGAGTTTGGTTTTTTGGGGATCATGCTTCTCATTTGCCTCTATATGTCATTTGCGACGATCGGCTTTTACACTGCAGGGCAATCTAGCGATCCCGGAGGATTTTATTTAGCTGCTGCCGTCACTTTTTTAATTGCGTTTCAAGCATTTATGAATCTGGGAGTTGTTTCCGGCCTTCTTCCTAGTACAGGGTTGAACCTTCCACTCTTTAGTCAAGGGGGATCTTCTCTGATCGCCAATTTTACCGGGCTGGGGATTTTGCAAAGCATCATAGGATCGGGAAATAAAAGTGGATAG
- a CDS encoding Mur ligase family protein: MNVLVIGLGISGRSAAAFLMKRGHRVAAIDQRAETLRSDPLVVPLIDKGLTLLNTQCPGKIEVFGQVVASPGISLTHPAIAEALKRNIEVIGEVELACRHLDQPMIAVTGTNGKTTVTQLIGHVLNRCGKPAKVLGNGGIPLTAELDALQKEMIVCELSSYQLETLNSRVVDVGAVLNITPDHLDRYLNMEAYAKAKLRLANCLKSDKKLFLSQQVINDFGYLISDLKENVELIVDSNYKSRLTHDEENCLAAKRICLEMGVLPEAFDCAESEFQKPPHRIEFVRKRRGVSYFNDSKGTNLDAVKRAVERMDGPVILIAGGKGKGISFCPWIKPFSGKVKAIVAIGEARSLLLKQLGGEFEVIEESSLKAAVAAASSIANDGDNVLLSPGCASFDMFSNFEERGDHFKECVQLLD, encoded by the coding sequence ATGAATGTTCTTGTGATAGGGCTGGGAATCAGCGGCCGTTCCGCTGCGGCATTTTTGATGAAGCGCGGCCATCGTGTAGCTGCAATTGATCAAAGAGCGGAAACGCTGCGCTCGGATCCGCTTGTTGTTCCCTTAATAGATAAGGGACTGACTTTATTAAACACTCAATGTCCGGGAAAAATTGAGGTTTTTGGCCAGGTTGTGGCCTCTCCCGGCATTTCCCTTACGCATCCGGCAATTGCGGAAGCGTTGAAGCGGAATATCGAAGTGATTGGCGAAGTGGAGCTTGCTTGCCGTCATCTGGATCAGCCGATGATTGCCGTAACCGGGACAAATGGAAAAACAACGGTGACTCAACTGATTGGGCATGTCCTCAACAGGTGTGGGAAACCGGCGAAGGTTCTCGGAAATGGCGGAATCCCTTTGACGGCAGAATTGGATGCTCTTCAAAAAGAGATGATTGTTTGCGAACTTAGCTCTTACCAGCTAGAGACATTGAATAGCCGGGTCGTTGACGTTGGAGCTGTTCTCAATATTACACCGGATCATCTTGACAGATATCTTAATATGGAAGCTTATGCTAAAGCAAAGCTGCGGTTGGCTAATTGTCTGAAATCGGATAAAAAACTCTTTCTTTCGCAACAAGTGATCAATGATTTTGGCTATTTAATATCGGATTTAAAAGAAAACGTTGAATTGATTGTTGATAGCAATTATAAAAGCAGATTAACTCATGACGAAGAAAATTGTCTGGCAGCTAAACGGATCTGCTTGGAAATGGGGGTGTTGCCAGAAGCGTTTGATTGCGCGGAATCAGAGTTTCAAAAGCCTCCTCACAGAATTGAGTTTGTGAGGAAACGGAGAGGCGTTAGCTATTTTAACGATAGTAAAGGAACCAACCTTGACGCTGTCAAGCGCGCTGTGGAAAGGATGGACGGTCCTGTGATTTTAATTGCCGGAGGAAAAGGAAAGGGGATAAGCTTTTGTCCTTGGATCAAACCGTTTAGCGGGAAGGTGAAAGCAATTGTCGCGATTGGCGAGGCAAGGAGTCTTCTGCTTAAGCAATTGGGCGGTGAATTTGAGGTGATTGAAGAAAGTAGCCTGAAAGCAGCAGTTGCAGCGGCATCTTCCATTGCGAATGATGGGGATAATGTGTTACTCTCTCCGGGTTGTGCAAGTTTTGATATGTTCAGTAATTTTGAAGAACGCGGCGATCATTTTAAAGAGTGCGTTCAGTTACTTGATTAG
- a CDS encoding OmpP1/FadL family transporter, which produces MKFLRKTIPLALTLLPLFFGPTLEANLYKSPKALGRAGAVAASPQDAMTIAYNPAAAAFVGNRWDLGLTWIHNLGRHTYSENANIDGIFDPFANASNLFVPEFGVNQRMCECTMTWGFLIYNQEYFKVDYKTPNPLFGTSNLGLEYLHYVASPSWSILFGCDHALGITLDFHGHRLKIDGLENFANDFNSANPNLFTNKGYDYAGAIGATVGWISHLAYGVNLGLSYSPPVDWIIGRFNDYRGSVADEALLELPARYLAGLQIEMVCGLFAEFDVEHVQYNQVRPLNQRLLPAFEEEHGFGAEEGVGLGWRDQTIFRFGLEWQWDENFALRAGWWHHRTPIVSSETLANTLVPNVLEDYVTWGGTMRCGCLNEISFFGAYGFKSTIYGQNSIPEDLGGGEVDLEGEKWMFGMSWGRRF; this is translated from the coding sequence ATGAAATTTCTACGCAAAACCATCCCTTTAGCGCTCACACTGCTTCCGCTTTTCTTCGGACCTACGCTAGAAGCCAACCTATATAAAAGCCCTAAAGCTCTGGGAAGAGCAGGAGCTGTTGCCGCCTCCCCTCAAGATGCGATGACCATTGCCTATAATCCTGCCGCCGCCGCATTCGTCGGAAACCGCTGGGATCTGGGATTAACCTGGATCCATAATCTTGGCCGACACACCTATTCAGAAAATGCCAATATCGATGGCATATTCGACCCCTTCGCCAATGCAAGCAACCTTTTCGTTCCTGAATTCGGCGTTAACCAAAGGATGTGCGAATGCACCATGACCTGGGGCTTTTTGATTTATAACCAAGAATATTTCAAAGTTGATTACAAGACCCCAAACCCTCTCTTCGGAACCAGCAACCTGGGCCTGGAATACCTCCATTACGTTGCCTCTCCATCCTGGTCGATTCTCTTCGGCTGCGACCACGCACTGGGAATTACACTCGATTTTCACGGACACCGCCTAAAAATCGATGGATTGGAAAATTTCGCAAACGACTTCAACTCTGCCAATCCCAACCTATTTACAAATAAAGGCTACGACTATGCAGGCGCCATAGGAGCAACTGTAGGATGGATCAGCCATCTAGCATACGGCGTCAATTTAGGCCTCTCTTACTCCCCTCCTGTAGATTGGATTATTGGAAGGTTTAACGACTACCGAGGCTCTGTCGCAGATGAAGCGTTACTGGAACTGCCAGCCCGCTACTTAGCAGGACTTCAAATCGAAATGGTCTGCGGCCTCTTTGCAGAATTTGATGTGGAACATGTGCAATACAACCAAGTCCGCCCTTTAAACCAAAGGCTCCTTCCTGCGTTTGAAGAAGAACACGGCTTCGGAGCGGAAGAAGGCGTCGGATTAGGCTGGAGGGATCAAACAATTTTCCGATTCGGACTCGAATGGCAATGGGATGAAAATTTTGCCCTCCGTGCCGGCTGGTGGCACCACCGCACTCCCATCGTCAGCAGCGAAACATTGGCAAATACTCTGGTTCCCAACGTCTTGGAAGACTACGTCACATGGGGTGGAACCATGCGCTGCGGATGTCTGAATGAAATCAGTTTCTTTGGCGCCTACGGCTTCAAATCAACCATTTACGGCCAAAACTCCATTCCGGAAGATCTCGGCGGTGGAGAGGTTGATCTTGAAGGAGAAAAATGGATGTTCGGCATGTCGTGGGGACGTAGATTTTAA
- a CDS encoding LysM peptidoglycan-binding domain-containing protein translates to MSRRDTIIVAVLVNTGLLGVLFMMALHTNEETPSKLLTQEATTEEIRHEEIAVMDRPVEVKPEPVAVAKGPRDEIDQVLEKYSVKTAAPIGLAAQRQDNPNQLTLPPQRNLLAKEEPKFVEVTVKRGDYLEKIAKANGTTVSEIKRYNNLSSSRIDIGQVLQIPIQDKTTSNLEIVSPPALRDPEYYTLQSGDNPWKVAKKYRVGFNELLKMNDLDEEKARSLKPGDVLRVR, encoded by the coding sequence ATGAGTCGCAGAGATACAATAATTGTTGCGGTGTTGGTCAATACAGGGTTGTTGGGTGTATTATTTATGATGGCTTTGCATACGAACGAGGAGACACCTTCTAAGCTGTTGACTCAGGAAGCAACGACGGAGGAGATCCGGCATGAAGAGATCGCTGTCATGGACCGCCCAGTCGAAGTTAAGCCTGAGCCTGTTGCCGTTGCCAAGGGGCCTCGAGATGAAATAGACCAGGTCTTGGAAAAGTATTCAGTGAAAACAGCAGCTCCTATTGGATTGGCGGCGCAGCGCCAGGATAATCCTAACCAACTCACTCTCCCTCCTCAAAGAAATCTTTTGGCAAAAGAGGAACCCAAATTTGTTGAAGTGACTGTAAAAAGAGGCGATTATCTTGAAAAGATCGCAAAAGCAAATGGCACAACCGTCAGCGAGATTAAACGGTACAATAATCTTTCCTCGTCGCGCATTGATATTGGCCAGGTTCTGCAGATTCCGATACAAGATAAGACGACTTCCAATCTGGAAATTGTCAGCCCTCCTGCCTTGCGAGATCCCGAGTATTACACGCTGCAAAGCGGAGACAATCCCTGGAAGGTCGCAAAGAAGTATCGCGTGGGTTTTAATGAACTTTTGAAGATGAATGATTTGGATGAGGAAAAGGCAAGAAGTCTAAAGCCTGGCGATGTTCTTCGGGTACGATGA